The Aedes aegypti strain LVP_AGWG chromosome 3, AaegL5.0 Primary Assembly, whole genome shotgun sequence genome contains a region encoding:
- the LOC5566608 gene encoding uncharacterized protein LOC5566608, whose amino-acid sequence MVLLRPMLNAAKRIPLIKFRKGGPYLESSGAGHPAPSAAAGTGATQTRSVSSGEAIEEWQMPARYRRKPIDDVEIEWINRGGPPA is encoded by the exons ATGGTACTGCTGAGGCCAATGTTGAACGCTGCCAAACGCATTCCTCTGATAAAATTTCGTAAGGGAGGCCCCTATCTGGAGAGCAGCGGTGCCGGACATCCTGCGCCCTCAGCTGCTGCCGGAACCGGTGCCACACAAACG AGATCGGTTTCGTCGGGTGAAGCGATCGAAGAATGGCAAATGCCAGCCAGATACCGCAGGAAACCGATTGACGACGTAGAAATTGAATGGATTAATCGCGGAGGACCACCTGCGTAA